The Solicola gregarius DNA window ATGACGACCACGTCGATCTTGCCGTCGTCTATGGTGGCGTCCGGCAGCAGCGGGATGCCGCCCTGCAGCTGACCGACGTTGCCGACCACAACGGTGCGGGCGCGGTACCGCTCGAACTCGCCGTCGTCGACCGAGATCTCCACCTTCACCGCCGGATAGCGCAGCTGCCGGAAGGCCGACACGACGTACGCGAGCCAGCCCATCTTGGCCTTCATCTCGTCGGCGACGCCGTTCATGATCGCCGCATCGAGGCCGAGGCCGGCCATCACCATGAAGCTGGTGTCGGTGAACGACTCGGGTGCGTCCTCGTCGTCGGACGCGTCGGCGCTGCGGAACCTCGCAACGTCGACCGCGCGATCCTGACCGTTGAACGCGACCTCGATCGCATCCCCCTTGTGCAGCGGGATGCCGAGGTTTCGCGCGAGCAGGTTGCCCGTGCCGAGCGGGATGACACCGATCGCGACTCCGGTGCGCGCGAGCTCGGTGCACACCACGCGTACGGTGCCGTCGCCGCCCGCGACCAGCACCAGGTCGACCCCCGCCTCGAGCGCGCGGTGCGCCATCGAGGTTCCGGGATCCTCGATCGTCGTCTCGTAGAACGTCGGCGTACGCCAGCCGGCGACCGCGGCGGCCTCGCGTACCTGGTGGCGGAACACCGCGTTGTCGCCGACCTTGATCGGGTTGAAGACGACCGCGACCCGTTTCGAGCCCGTGCCCGTCGTCGTGATGCGCGGCAGGATCCCGTCGACCGCCGCCTGCATCGCGAGCACCCATGGCACGAGCGCGAACAGCGACCCGAGCAGTGCGCCGGCGACCACATCGCTCAGCCAGTGCACGTCGAGGAAGATGCGATCGGCGCAGATCAGTGCACCGACGGCACTCCACAGCGCGATCAGGGCGTACCGGATCGGTCCGCGCGCCGTGCTGACGACCGTCACCAGGATCATCGTCGTCGTGAGGACGCCGGCGCCGAGTGCGTGGCCGCTGGGGTACGAGGTGCCGCCGATCTCGATCAGCGGCTGCGCCCAGCTGGGCCGCGGCCGCTCCAGCAGCCCCTTGGCGAACAGCGCTGCCAGCCAGGAAAGGACGCCGGTCGCGAGCAACCACAGGACCATCCGGTACTGGCGCCGCACGAGGAAGACGATCGCCACGACGGTGAGCAGCCCGGTGACGTACACGCCCCGGCTCACGTTCTGCACGACCGTCCAGAAGTCGATCCACGTCTCGTGGCCCGAGCCGAGGTCGTACGCCCAATCGGCGACGGCCTCGTCGAGGTCGACCACCGGAGCCCACTCGTAGTGGACCGCGACGGTCAGCAGCACCAGCGCGAACGCCAGGACGCCGATGACGATCCACCAGATACGCGGACGCGCGGGGTGCGCACGGCGCAGGTCGATCGGCACGGTGGGCGTCCAGGTCGGTCGGGGATGGGCTGGTCCAGCGTAATCGAGCGGACCCTCGCCCGATTCGGGGCACGCACGTACCGGAACAATCGCGTTGACGTGCGCCGATAGGCTTGGAGGCGTGATTGACGTACGCGTACTCCGTGATGACCCCCAAGCGATCAGGGCTGCCCAGGAGCGCCGTGGAGAGTCTCCCGCCATCGTCGACGACCTGTTGGCGGCCGACGAGCGACGTCGATCGAGCATCGCCGCCTTCGAGGAGCTGCGCGCCGAGCAGAAGCGGCTCGGCAAGCTGATCCCTGCGGCCGAGGCCGACGAGAAGCAGGCGTTGCTCGCCAAGACCAAGGAGCTCTCGGCCGAGGTCAAGGCGGCCGAGACGCAGCAGAACGAGTCGGCTGCGGCGTTCGAGGAGCTGCTGAAGGCGGTGCCGAACGTCGCGTCACCCGACGCTCCGGCGGGCGGTGAGGAGAACTTCACCACGATCGAAACCCATGGCACGCTGCGCGACTTCGCCGCCGAGGGGTTCGAGCCGCGCGACCACCTCGAGCTCGGCGAGCTGCTCGGCGCGTTCGACACCGAGCGCGGAGCGAAGGTCAGCGGGGCGCGCTTCTACTACCTGATCGGTGTGGGTGCGCAGCTGGAGCTCGCGCTCGTCCAGCTGGCGATGCAGCGCGCCGCCGAGTGGGGCTTCACGCCGATGATCCCGCCGTCGCTGGTCGGCCCGGAGGCGATGGAGGGCACCGGGTTCCTCGGCCAGGCGGCCGACGACGTCTACTACCTGCCGAAGGACGACCTCTACCTGGTCGGTACGTCGGAGGTGCCGCTCGCGGCGTACCACGGCGGCGAGATTCTCGACGCCGAAACTCTGCCCCGTCGTTACGCGGCGTTCAGCCCGTGCTTCCGGCGCGAGGCAGGCTCGTACGGCAAGGACACCCGGGGGATCTTCCGGGTCCATTGGTTCGACAAGGTGGAGATGTTCATCTACACGACCGTCGAGGAGTCGTACGCCTACCACGAGCGCCTCCTCGAGTGGGAGAAGCAGTGGCTCGACGATCTCGAGCTGCCGTACCGCGTGATCGACACAGCGGCGGGCGACCTCGGGCTGTCCGCGATCCGCAAGTTCGACTGCGAGACCTGGCTTCCGTCGCAGCAGCGCTACCGCGAGGTCTCGTCGACGTCGAACTGCACCGACTACCAGGCGCGCCGCCTCAACACGCGCGTACGTACGGCTGAGGGCACCGTGACCGCGGCGACGCTCAACGGCACGCTGATGGCGAGCGCCCGCACCATCATCGCGCTGCTGGAGAACCATCAGCAGCGCGACGGCTCGGTCGTCGTGCCGAAGACGCTGCGGCCGTTCCTCGGTGGCCGCGAGGTGCTCGAACCGCTCGGGGAGTCGACATGACCTTCAGCCCGAAGGTCCTCGCGCTCGACGTCGACGGCACGCTCGTCAACGACGCGAACGAGCTGTCGCCGGCGGTCCGCGACTCCGTACGCGCCGCGGTAAACGCCGGCATGCATGCGGTGATCTCGACCGGACGGTCGCTGCCGGGTGTCATGGACGCCGTGCACAAGCTCGACCTCACCGGGGGCCTCGCCGTCGCGTCGAACGGTGCCGTGGTGTTCGGTTACGACCCGATCGAGGTGATCCACACGGTCACGTTCGATGCCCGCGAAGCGGTGAAGCTGCTGCTCGACCACGTACCCGACGCGGCCGTCGCCGTCGAGGAGATCGGGGTCGGCTATCGCATCAACAAGCCGTTCCCCGACGGCGAGATCAACGGCCGGATGACGGTGCAGACGGTCGACGAGCTCGTCGCCGAGCCGGTGACCCGCGTGATCATCCGAAGCCCGGAGAAGTCCGCGGAGGAGTTCGCCCAGATGGCGCATTCGCTCGGCCTCGTCGGTACGAACTACTTCGTCGGCTACACCGCCTGGCTCGACCTTGCACCGGAGGGGGTCTCGAAGGCCTCCGGCCTCGAGGTCGTCACCGAACGCCTCGGCCTGTCGCCGGCCGACGTACTCGCGATCGGCGACGGTCACAACGACGTCGAGATGCTCGAGTGGGCCGGCCGCGGAGTCGCGATGGGCCAGGCGCCGGTGCAGGTCCAAGACGTCGCCGACGACGTCACGGAGACGGTCGACAACGACGGCGCGGCGATGGAGATCGCGCGCTACCTCGGCTGAGCTGCCTCGGCCGTCGCGTGCAGTACGTGTCGCTCGATGCGGCGCACATGGGGCACGCCTGTGCCGATGGTGGTGTGGCATGCCGCTGAGCTGAGACCCGAGTGAGCGTCGGCAGCGGCGTCGAGCTCGCCGAACGGCGCGCGTGCGAGGTCGAACACGACGATCTGGCCGCCCGGTCGGAGCACTCGTGCGAGCTCTGCGACCGACGCGGCGACGTCATCCCAGTGATGGAGGCTCAGCGAGGTGACGACGAGATCGAACGCGGCGTCGTCGCTCGGAACCTCGGCGGCAGAGCCTATGCGTGCGTGGACGCGACCGGGATACGGCTCGATGTTGCGCGTTGCCGCCGCGATCATGTCGGCCGACGGGTCGATGCCGGTGATGCTGACGTCGGGACGGCGGCGGGCCGTCTCGGTGAGCAGGACGCCGGGCCCGGTGCCGACGTCGAGTATGTCCGCCCCGTTTGGCGCCAGCAACGCGACATCTTCGGCGATCCGCCGGTAGAAGCCGCGCATGAGGCGCCGGGCCATGAAGTCGTACCGACGGGTCGAGCGGCCCGCGAACGCGCCATGTGCTTGATGCTGCGTGTGCATCGATTCCTCCAGAGTTGTATTCTACAACTGTCAGATTCGATCGTACGTCGATGAGTTGTATGACACAACTCTGGACCAGCTGGGAGGCGCAGGATGGTCGAGCATGCCGACGAACTGCACGCGCTGTTGATGGACCTCGGTCGCGTTGCCGCGCAGCTCCACCCCGACGAAGAGGTACGGGGTTTGTCGCTGACCCAGCTGTTCGCCCTGCACGAGCTCGACGCCGCAGACACGCTGTCGCAGCGAGACCTGGCCGAGCGACTTCGCCTCGAGAAGAGCACGGTGAGCCGTCTCGTTGCCGATCTCGTCCGCGACGGGATGATCACCAAGGAACGCGACCCCGACAACCGCCGCTACAGCCGGCTGCGTATCACGGCGCGCGGCAGCAAGACCCATGGCCGCATCGGCTCCGGGATGCACGAGAGGTTTGATCGCCTCGCTGCCGAGCTGAGCCCCACCGAGCGGGACGCGTTGCTCGCGGGGCTTCCCGGTCTCGTACGCGCCCTCCGGAACGTCTAGGTGATCTCGAAGTTCGCCATCATCGCCATATCCTCGTGCTCGAGGTTGTGGCAGTGGAAGACGTACTTGCCCGGGTAGCTGTCGAACTTCACCAGTACGTGCGCCGTCTCGCCCTCCTTGAGGTCGACCGTGTCCTTCCAGCCGATGTCGGTGGGCAGCGGCTCGTCGTCGTTCTTGTTCCGCGAGAGAACCTTGAACGACACCTGGTGCAGGTGGATCGGATGCGCAGGGTCGCTGTGCAGCTCCCACACCTCGATCGAACCTCGCGCCGGCTTCGCGTCGATCCGTTCTGGGTCGAACAGCTTGCCGTTGACGGTCCACATCTCCATGCCGTCGCGCTCGCCGTCCTTCTCGAACTCGAAGCTGCGGGTGACCTCTGCCGCCGACTCGTCGAGCTCGTCGTACGCGCTCATGTCCGCGAGCTTCTCGGGCAGCGGTTCGGGCCTCGGTGCGGTACTCGCTACCCGGAACCGCATGACCTCGGACATGTCGCCGTCCCCGGCACCGTTGGTCAGCGTGATCTCGTCGCCGATGTCGTACCCGCTGAAGTCGATCACCACGTCGAACCGTTCGGCCTGGGCGATCGGGATCGTGTCGTGCGAGACCGGCGACCCGAGCAGGCCACCGTCACTGCCGATCTGGGTGAACCCGTCGTCCGGTGCCGGATCCAGCCCGAGCTCGAGACGCCTTGCGTTGCATGCGTTCAGGATCCGGAACCGATACGTCGTCGCGGCGACATCCAGTACCGGCCACGGCGCGCCATTGACCAGCATCACGTCGCCGAGCACGCCGTCCATGTACTCCTCCTCGACCCCTGGGTCACCCATCAGGGAGTCGTCTCGTGAGGGGTAGAGGAACGAGCCGTCCGATGCGAACGCGCGGTCGCAGATCATCAGGGGCACCTCCCGATCGCCCGCCGGGAGGTCGAGCGCCTCCTCCTCGTCGTCGCGGACGATGTGGAAGCCGGCGAGGCCACGCCAGACCGCCGGCCCGGTGAAGTCCATCCGGTGGTCGTGGTACCAGAGCGTTGCCGCGCGCTGTTGCATCGGATAGGCGTACGTGCGCTGCCCCTCCGACACGTCGCCGCCTTCCATGGATGAGTGATCCCCATGATCCCCACCCTTGGGCAGGACGAGATCGATCGGGTAGCCGTCGTTCTCCGGAGGGGTGCGCGCGCCGTGCAGGTGTACGACGGTGGGCACCGGAAGGTCGTTTCGGTGCCGCACGACCGTACGCCGGCCGCTGCGCGACTCGATCGTAGGACCGGGGAACGTGCCGTTGTAGCCCCACACCGTCGTACGCGCACCGGGCACGATCTCCTGCTCGGTCTCCCGCTGCACGATCTCGAAGTAGTCGGTCGTCCGGTCCGACCGCACTGGATGCAGGCGCTCCGGGATCGGCAGCGGGCGTTCGTACTTGGCGGGCAGGTCGATCTCACTCTCGAGTGCCTTGCCGGTCGTGGTCGATCGGTCCGACAGCGAACATCCGGTACTGACGAGCGGCAGAGCGATCGCCAGTCCCCCCCGTCGTCCGCAGCAGCGCGCGTCGAGTGAGAGTCACGCATCCACCTCGGTACGTGCCGCGGTGAAGCCCTTCTCGCCGAACGACAGACGCGAGAGCAGGCCCATGATGACCAGGCCGTTGAGCGCGTGTATTCCGCCGAACCAGGCGTCGGTGTCATCGCCGAGATTCGCGAGGATCGTCTGACCCGCAGTCGCGAGCAGGACGACGAGAACCGTCAGACCGACGCTCAGCCAGCTAGGCCGCGCGACGAGTACCACGATCAGCATCAGCACGGTCAGCATGCCGATGATCCCGCCGAGCGTCCGGTGCGCGTCGAAGCTCGCCCCGTACGAGCCGAGCCCGGCGAACACGATCTGTACGACGCACGCCAGCAGCGTGATCGCGCCGATGGCGCGGAACACGGCGAGGGCGCCGCGTCGGAAGCCGCCAGGCCCCGAGACGGCGGGCTGCGAATGGGTCGAGGTATCGGTCATGATGTGGCCTTTCCCTGGGAGTTGAGCGGTGAGGGAGTCGAGAAGATCGGGCTGATGGCCTCGTGCAGGGCGGGCCGTCGGCGGATCGCATCGAGCAGCAGGCGCTCGGCGAGTTCGGCGAGGGCCGCGTCGACGGCGTCGAGGTCGGCCTGCGTGAGGCAGGGCCTTCGGCGTCGGAGGCGTTCCACCTCCGCGGCGATCACGACGTCACAGTCGCGAGCGATACGGACGAGCAGGCCGTTGTCCTCGCGGGTCGCCAGCTGTGTCATGCCTTCCCCCTGTTCGTGGTGCTGGGCACGACGATGCCGCTGCCGGCACCACGGGCGCGTCGCCTACGGGGAGGCTCCGCGCGTACGCCGACGGGAGTACGCGACCGCCTCGCATACGTCGATCGGCTACCTGTTCGACGCGCGCTTACGGGTGCGACCCCACGGCTTGAACACCGACAGCACCACCGCGATCGTCAGAGCCGTGAGCGACACCGCCGGCGGGAACGCCATCTGACTTGTGTCGACGGGCGCAGCGGACTCACCGGCCAGCGTGGCGCGACCATACTCGGCGAGGTCGTCGACACCGGGTCGAAGGGCGACCAGGACCAGCGTCGTGAGCACGACGTTGAGGCACAGCTTGATCGCGACCCACCAGTAGCGCAGCAGTCCGTACTTCGTGCCCAGCCCGAGCAGCAGGCCGGACGTCAGGCAGGCGAGGCCGGCGACCAACATCGGCCAGACGGCGACCAGACCGAGTGCGCGGTACGCAACGGCCTGCGTCTGTGCGTCGTCGGTCAGGAAGCTGGTCACGGTCAGCAGCGCGACAACGACGTCGATCCCGATCCACGCGGCCGCCGACACGATGTGCGTGACGAGCACCGTCTTGCGCAGTCGCCGGCCGATCGACAAGGTCGGCCGCACTCTTGGCGTACGCCCAGTTGTCGTAGACATCGCGCTCTCCGAGTCCTTCGCCGGAGCCCCGGTGGCTCCTTGCAAGCCGACTCTCCCGCTTCAGGGGGTGCCACGGCATCGCCCGAGCGGCGACACCGGGCGTACGCCAAGCGGTGCAGTCAGGCCCACGCCGTACGCGCCGACCGCGGTACGAGGGTTCAGCGGTCGGCCTCGACGACCGCGTCGAAGCAGTCGAGTACGTCGTCGACCGTGGGCACGTCATCGCGCTTCGGCTTCGCGCGCGGGCTCGGAGCCGCGTCGGCCTCGCGGGCACGCCGCAGGTGGCGTTTCACGGTCGACAACGAGCAGCCGAGGCGTTCGGCGATCGACTCCAACGAGTCGGCCGGGAACGCAGACCGGGTCGCGAGAACGGTCTGGTGGTCGATCGGCTTGCCCTCGGCACGTACGCCGGCGATGGTATCGAAGTCTTCGGACTGCACAGAGACGCCGAGCATGCGCCGGATGCGGCGGCGCTCCCGGGCCGTCGTACACCCGACGTACCCGGAGACATCGACCTGGACGACCGCACGGTAGAGACAGTCGACGAACAGCGGGCACTTGGCGCAGGCGTTGCGGACCTCCTCGAGGCGCTCGCGGTACTCGGCCCAGATCGCCTTCGCCACCTTCGACTGCACCGGCGGGTTGTCGAGTAGCTCGTGCAGGTACATCTCGGGGTGCGCCGCGCAGGTCGGCACGTCCTCATCGCCGGGTGGTCCCGGTGTCGATGGAGTGACCTGCATGTGTGTCCCGTCGTCTCATGGGCCGAACCGCCTGGTGTGCGGCTTTCACGTACGCATGCCTGCTGCGCAAGATACCCGGCGGCGAGGGATGCTGGACACCCCCACCGCCCGGGTGAGACGCGGTTCGTCCGCGATGGGTTCAGAAACGGCTAGTGTCCTGCGTTTGAAGTGGCTCTACGGAAGGCGTCGTCCAGGTGGATGCATCCGCAAGGCCGAGGAGGAGACGTCATAGTCGGCCCTATTTCCGACGACGAGAACGCCGCGGGGCGCCGCCTGGGCGGCGAAAGACGTCAAGGTACTTCGAACGTAGGGCACTAGAGGTACATCCCGCGGCCGCCGCCCGGTTCGGCGTCGCCACCCTCGTACGGCGGCTGCCCGGAGGCCTCCGCGCCACCCGGGAGCGCGCGTCGAATCTGCTGGAGCTGGGACTGCGCGGCCATCTGCTGGGCGTAGATCGCGGTCTGGATGCCATGGAACAGGCCTTCGAGCCAGCCGACGAGCTGCGCCTGTGCGATGCGCAGCTCGGACTCCGACGGGGTCGCCGACCCGAACGGCAGGCTCAGTCGCTCGAGCTCCTCGATCAGCTCGGGCGCGAGACCGTCCTCGAGCTCCTTGATCGACGTCGTGTGGATCTCTCGCAGACGCGCGCGGCTGGCGTCGTCGAGCGGTGCTGCCTTTACCTCTTCGAGCAGCTGTCGGATCATGCTGCCGATCCGCATCACCTTCGCGGGCTGCTCGACCAGGTCGGTGACCGACGGCGGCTCGTGCTCGTCGTCCGCAGGTACGGCGACCGGCCGGCCGTCGGGTCCTATGACGGTGTGTTCGGATGGCTTGTCGGTCATACCGCCACTGTACTGATTGCGGGCGCCGGTATCAGTCCACGGCCTGCAGGCCCCAGGTGACGCGGTGCGAAGACCCCGGCTCGACGACGACCAGATCGTCGCCGCTACGGAACGCATCGGGCGGGCTGGTGCACGGCTCGACCGCGATCGACGCGCGGTCGGGGGGTGTGAAGAGCTGCACCCAGGGCATTGCGGCGTCCCACCACACCGCGACGCGACCGACGTGGAGGTGATGGCGACCGTCCGTGTCGTGGCTCAACTGCGTGAACGCGTCGTCGAGTTCGCGCGTACCGATGGGCAGACCCGCCCCGAAGTCGTACGGCGTGCCTGGGGTCGGCTCGCGTCCGGTCGGCAGAAGGCGGACCGGGTCGGTGCGCAGGCGCTCGGCGGCTTCGAACCGCAGGGTGGCCGCGTCGACGGGATCGGTGCCCGGGCAGACGTACGGATGGAACCCGCATCCGTACGGGGCCGCGGAGTCACCGGCGTTGGAGGCGTCGAGGGTGACGGTGAGCCCGTCGTCCGCGAGCGCGTACGTCAGTGTGAGGTCGAGCAGGAACGGGTACCCCGTGACCGGCCCGACCCGCAGCCGAAGGGTGGCGGTCGAGTCCGATCGATCCGCGATGGTCCACGGCTCGTCGAGTACGAGCCCGTGCAGCGCGTTGTCGCGCTCCGGCTCGGTGATCGACAGCTGGTGGTCGGTGTTTGCGAACCGGTAGCGGCCGTCGCCGATGCGGTTAGACCACGGTGCGAGCACGGCGCCACGGAACCGCGGCGTACCGGACTCGCCGTGCTGCGGAACGATCAGGTCGCTCCCGTCGTACGTGAGGGTGGCGAGCCCGCCGCCGAGCGGGTTGACGGTGGCGGCGTACGGCCCGGAGGCGAGCCCGATCATGTGGTGAGCAGGACTTTGCCGATGTGGCTGCTGTCCTCGAGTGTCTGGTGTGCGTCGCGTACGCGGTCGAGCGGGAAGGTCGCGTGCACGATCGGCCGAACCGCGCCGTCGGCAACGAGCGGCCACACGTTCTCCCGGACGCTCTCGACGATCGCCGCCTTCTCGGCTACGGGTCGCGGACGCAGCATGGTGCCGATGATGGCGGCACGTTTACGAAGCAGCGTGCCGATGTTGAGCTCACCGTTGACGCCGCCCTGCATGCCGATGACAGCGAGCCGGCCCGAGGTGGCCAGGGTGTCGATGTTACGGGGCAGGTACTTCGCGCCCATGATGTCGAGGATCACGTCGGCGCCGTGGCCATCGGTCGCCTCGCGTACGACCTCGACGAAGTCCTGCTCGCGGTAGTTGACGGTGATGTCGGCGCCGAGGTCGCGGCATGCGGCGAGTTTCTCGGCGGACCCGGCGGTCACGGCGACGCGCGCACCGAGCGCACGCCCGAGCTGGATCGCCATCGTGCCGATGCCACTGCCGCCGCCGTGCACGAGGAGTACCTCGTCCGGGCGAAGGCCGGCGAGCATGAACACGTTCGACCACACCGTGCATGCGACCTCGACGAGCGATGCCGCTTCGACCGTCGAGACGCCGGCCGGCAGCGGCAGCACCTGACCGGCCGGTACCGCGACCTGCTCTGCGTACGCGCCGCCGGCGACCAGTGCACACACCGGGTCGCCGACCTGCCAATCCTCAACGCCACCGCCGACTGCGGAGATCGTGCCCGCGCACTCGAGGCCCAAGATGTCAGTCACTCCGGGTGGCGGGGAGTAGTTGCCCATCCGCTGCGCGAGGTCGGGACGGTTGACGCCGGCCGCCTCGACGTCGATGACGACCTCGCCGGAGTCGGGCGTCGGGGCGTCGCGGTCGACGAGCTCGAGGGCGTCGACGCCGCCCGGTTCAGACACGATCACTGCGCGCATGGCGCAACCGTACGCGGCGACGTTCGACCACCTGTGCAACGGGCTATGGTGCACCCATGAAGCGCTTCGACGTGACGTTCGCATCGGGGCCAAACGCCTGTGCCGGTTGGCTTTACGAGCCTGCCGGGCCGCCTCGCCGCACGCCGCTCGTGGTACTCGGGCATGGGCTCGGCGCGACCCGAGACATGGGCCTCGACGCGTACGCCGAGCGCTTCTGCGACGCCGGCTATCGGGCCCTCGCCTTCGACTACCGTCACTTCGGCGACAGCGAGGGTGAGCCACGGCAGCTCCTCGACCTCCGCCGCCAGATCGACGACTGGACCGCAGCCGTTCACTACGCACGCTCCCTGCCGCGAGCCGACCCAGATCGGATCGTGCTTTGGGGCACGAGTCTCGCGGGCGGTCTCGTGATCTCCGTTGCGGCCCGAGACGCGCGCGTCGCGGCGGTGATTTCCCAATGCCCATTGACGCATGGGACCGCATCGGCCCTGAGACTAGGCATGCTCAGCGCCACCAAGGTGCTCCTCGCAGGGCTGCGCGACGTGGGCGCACACCTTTCCACGCGAGCGCCCGCGACCGTACGCATCACTGGAGCCCGCGGCGATGCCGCGCTGATGGTCGCACCCGATGCCAAAGACGGATACGCGGCGCTCGTACCCGTAGGGCACACGCATCCCGACACCGTCTCCGCCCGTGCAGGACTCACGATCCCGCTGTACGCTCCCGGCCGAACCGTCAAGGACGTCGCATGTCCCATGCTGTTCTGTGTATGCGACAAAGACGCCGTCACACCCGCACGCGTCACCCGTTGGTACGCCCGCCGGGCCCGCGATGGCGAGCTCCGGCGGTACGACGTCGGTCACTTCGACATCTACCACGGTGAGCCCTTCGAGTCGGCCGTCGCGGACCAGTTGGACTTCCTCAGGCGCCGGGTTCCGCTCGGGTAGTCGTCGGCGCGGGTCCTGGGTGGTCGGTCTGATGCTTCGGTTGCCTGCCTTCACCTTTCCGTGCGTTGGGCTTCCGCCTTCACCGTTTCGCGTTTGCGGCGGTGCAGACCGATAGGCGGCGACGAGATCCG harbors:
- a CDS encoding alpha/beta hydrolase, encoding MKRFDVTFASGPNACAGWLYEPAGPPRRTPLVVLGHGLGATRDMGLDAYAERFCDAGYRALAFDYRHFGDSEGEPRQLLDLRRQIDDWTAAVHYARSLPRADPDRIVLWGTSLAGGLVISVAARDARVAAVISQCPLTHGTASALRLGMLSATKVLLAGLRDVGAHLSTRAPATVRITGARGDAALMVAPDAKDGYAALVPVGHTHPDTVSARAGLTIPLYAPGRTVKDVACPMLFCVCDKDAVTPARVTRWYARRARDGELRRYDVGHFDIYHGEPFESAVADQLDFLRRRVPLG